A genomic region of Lachnoclostridium edouardi contains the following coding sequences:
- the dusB gene encoding tRNA dihydrouridine synthase DusB, giving the protein MELKIGNVIIPNPLALGPMAGVTDLPFRILCKEQGCGLLYTEMVSAKAILYKNKNTNALLEIKQEEHPIAVQLFGSDPDIMGEIGAKVAEGPCDIIDINMGCPVPKVVNNGEGSALMKNPELVEKILTSMVKKIKKPVTIKIRKGFNEENVNAVEIAKIAEACGVLAVAVHGRTREQYYSGKADWNIIRQVKEAVSIPVIGNGDIFTPEDGKRMMEETGCDGIMVARGAQGNPWIFSRILHYLKTGEILPPPSKSERREMILRHLQMQVEMRGENQGIREMRKQIAWYTVGLPHSAALRNELNQIDQYERLTEFLYEKLAD; this is encoded by the coding sequence ATGGAACTGAAAATCGGAAATGTAATTATTCCTAACCCTTTGGCTTTAGGACCTATGGCGGGAGTTACAGACCTGCCCTTTAGAATTTTGTGCAAGGAACAGGGCTGCGGACTTCTTTACACAGAGATGGTCAGTGCCAAAGCTATTTTATATAAAAACAAAAATACAAATGCTTTGCTGGAAATCAAACAGGAGGAGCATCCTATTGCGGTGCAGCTTTTTGGCTCAGACCCTGATATTATGGGAGAAATAGGAGCCAAGGTGGCAGAAGGCCCCTGTGATATTATAGATATTAATATGGGCTGTCCTGTGCCTAAGGTGGTCAACAACGGGGAAGGCTCAGCTTTAATGAAAAACCCTGAGCTGGTGGAAAAAATTCTCACATCAATGGTAAAGAAGATCAAAAAGCCTGTTACTATTAAAATAAGAAAAGGTTTTAATGAGGAAAATGTAAATGCTGTGGAGATAGCTAAAATTGCAGAAGCCTGCGGAGTTTTGGCAGTGGCTGTGCACGGTAGGACAAGGGAGCAGTATTATTCTGGAAAGGCTGATTGGAATATTATCAGGCAGGTGAAGGAAGCTGTATCTATTCCGGTCATTGGAAATGGGGATATATTTACGCCTGAGGACGGGAAAAGGATGATGGAAGAAACAGGCTGCGACGGGATTATGGTGGCCAGAGGAGCCCAGGGAAATCCATGGATCTTCTCACGAATTCTCCATTATCTGAAAACCGGAGAAATCCTTCCTCCCCCCAGTAAGTCTGAGAGAAGAGAAATGATTCTGCGCCATCTTCAAATGCAGGTGGAAATGAGAGGAGAGAACCAGGGAATCAGAGAAATGAGAAAGCAAATTGCCTGGTATACTGTGGGCCTGCCTCATTCTGCAGCGCTGAGAAATGAGTTAAATCAAATAGATCAGTATGAAAGATTAACAGAGTTTTTATATGAAAAATTGGCCGACTGA